In the Theobroma cacao cultivar B97-61/B2 chromosome 1, Criollo_cocoa_genome_V2, whole genome shotgun sequence genome, one interval contains:
- the LOC18612973 gene encoding PLASMODESMATA CALLOSE-BINDING PROTEIN 5: MSHYIFPPVILSVIFMTLPPLMAQTVVTELWCVAKNNAEDAALQGALDWACGAGGADCTRIQQGGPCYDPSDIQKTASYAFNDYYLKHGLTDDACSFSNTAALTSLNPSHGDCKFPSSKTVNNASISGSTGTLGMGPDTADLSASDRIAHSRLRSLIVAHLFLVIVRIFSEN; encoded by the exons ATGTCTCACTATATATTCCCTCCTGTAATTTTGTCTGTCATTTTCATGACGCTGCCGCCGTTGATGGCCCAGACGGTGGTCACGGAGCTTTGGTGCGTCGCCAAGAATAACGCGGAGGATGCTGCGCTGCAGGGAGCGCTGGACTGGGCTTGCGGCGCCGGCGGAGCGGACTGCACCCGGATCCAGCAAGGCGGACCCTGTTATGACCCCTCAGATATACAGAAAACGGCGTCCTATGCCTTCAATGATTACTACTTGAAGCACGGCTTGACTGATGATGCTTGCTCCTTCTCCAACACCGCCGCCCTCACTTCCTTAAACCCTA GCCATGGTGATTGTAAGTTTCCTTCCAG CAAGACAGTGAACAACGCAAGCATTTCTGGGTCAACGGGAACACTGGGGATGGGACCAGATACTGCTGATTTGAGTGCTTCTGATCGCATTGCTCACTCCAGGCTAAGGTCGCTAATTGTTGCTCATCTGTTTCTGGTAATTGTAAGGATCTTTTCAGAAAATTAG
- the LOC18612974 gene encoding RING-H2 finger protein ATL40: MADDEGFPIPPHRNVYDLNSKIMLTAIISLSVVVLLVIMLHIYARCVLRRQVRRRRQAFLGRIRSTGLTTSGEPPKTGLDPMVINSLPIFVFKQTSDDVGYYHDDDDMSTECAICLSTLEDEEMARFLPNCKHTFHAECIDKWLASQSTCPICRMEVEPRLQPEPREGPAIAIVDSAAADAPPTAQSQSLERVNSTGHCMEGTSDAGIQLSSTKVINCSSSRLSSFRRMLSRERSMRRGPSCEENEDVTQDLERQ; the protein is encoded by the coding sequence ATGGCCGACGACGAAGGTTTCCCAATTCCACCCCACAGGAATGTTTATGATCTCAATAGCAAGATCATGCTCACCGCAATTATATCTTTATCAGTAGTTGTTCTGCTTGTCATAATGCTTCACATTTATGCCAGGTGTGTCCTTAGACGCCAAGTGCGCCGCCGCCGTCAAGCCTTTCTAGGACGCATTCGTAGCACAGGTCTAACCACGTCTGGTGAGCCACCCAAGACCGGGCTGGATCCCATGGTTATCAACTCATTGCCCATATTCGTGTTCAAACAAACAAGCGACGACGTCGGTTATTATcacgatgatgatgatatgtCAACAGAGTGCGCGATTTGCTTAAGCACGTTGGAGGATGAAGAGATGGCCAGATTTTTACCAAACTGTAAGCACACCTTCCATGCTGAGTGCATAGACAAATGGTTGGCCTCGCAATCCACATGTCCAATTTGCCGAATGGAGGTGGAGCCACGGCTGCAACCGGAGCCTCGTGAAGGTCCAGCTATAGCGATTGTCGATTCTGCTGCTGCTGATGCTCCACCCACAGCTCAATCACAATCATTGGAAAGAGTGAATTCCACGGGTCATTGTATGGAAGGGACATCAGATGCTGGTATCCAATTATCCTCAACTAAGGTCATCAATTGCTCTAGCTCACGCTTGAGTTCCTTTCGTAGGATGCTTAGTAGAGAAAGATCAATGAGAAGAGGTCCATCATGTGAGGAGAATGAAGATGTTACACAAGATTTAGAAAGACAATGA